The following are encoded together in the Mycteria americana isolate JAX WOST 10 ecotype Jacksonville Zoo and Gardens chromosome 2, USCA_MyAme_1.0, whole genome shotgun sequence genome:
- the ZNF830 gene encoding zinc finger protein 830 — translation MAAAGVGSGRKQVRQEELRRLMREKQRQNAGKKRIDSPFAKYNSLGHLSCTLCNAPVKSELLWQTHALGKQHRERVAELKGTKQTATGSAASTSSHPVKRKTVDTENTELKRVKGTDEKPHTSTSGLPADFFDETEQDSANEQLSKGSGPSLLSGNYDDDDDDDEEEEQDQSNKSCVVDKTEIPPPTQEVIANSLPADFFDSKTTAAPIVSHSGSIQKAEIQEKIVERKENTAEALPEGFFDDPEVDAKVRKVDAPKDQMDKEWDEFQKAMRQVNTISEAIVAEEDEEGRLDRQIGEIDEQIECYRRVELLRNRQDLMKEKLKEAMRLRATQEKEDEAIGSEDEEELQDLLSQDWRVKGALL, via the exons ATGGCGGCGGCCGGGGTGGGCTCGGGGCGGAAGCAGGTGCGGCAGGAGGAGCTGCGTCGCCTCATGCGGGAGAAGCAGCGGCAGAACGCGGGAAAGAAGCGGATCGACTCGCCCTTCGCCAA GTACAACAGCCTGGGACACCTGAGCTGCACGCTGTGCAACGCGCCCGTGAAGAGCGAGCTGCTGTGGCAGACCCACGCCCTGGGCAAGCAGCACCGTGAG AGAGTTGCAGAACTAAAAGGCACAAAGCAGACAGCAACTGGTTCAGCTGCTAGCACATCGTCTCATCCTGTCAAGAGAAAAACTGTTGacacagaaaatacagagttAAAGAGAGTAAAAG GTACAGACGAAAAGCCACATACATCTACATCTGG GCTACCAGCAGACTTTTTTGATGAAACAGAACAAGACAGTGCAAACGAACAGCTTTCAAAGGGTTCAGGTCCCAGTTTATTGTCAGGAAATTacgatgacgatgatgatgatgatgaagaggaggaacaaGATCAGTCAAACAAATCTTGTGTTGTGGATAAAACTGAAATTCCACCTCCAACTCAAGAAGTAATAGCTAATTCTCTGCCTGCAG ACTTCTTTGACAGCAAAACTACAGCTGCTCCTATAGTTTCCCATTCAGGATCCATACAGAAAGCAGAGATACAAGAGAAGATAGTGGAAAG gaaagaaaatactgctgaagCTTTGCCAGAAGGTTTCTTTGACGATCCTGAAGTGGATGCGAAA GTGCGAAAAGTGGATGCTCCAAAGGATCAGATGGACAAAGAATGGGATGAATTTCAAAAGGCAATGCGACAGGTCAACACA ATTTCAGAAGCAATAGTGGcagaagaggatgaggagggacGACTAGATCGTCAGATTGGAGAAATTGATGAGCAGAT TGAATGTTATCGCCGTGTTGAGCTTTTGCGTAACCGCCAGGATCTGATGAAGGAGAAGTTAAAGGAAGCCATGAGATTAAGAGCAACTCAAGAGAAAGAGGATGAAGCTATTGGTAGTGAAGATGAAGAAGAATTGCAGGATTTGCTATCTCAAGACTGGCGGGTGAAAGGGGCTTTGTTGTAG